The following coding sequences are from one Streptomyces sp. NBC_01485 window:
- a CDS encoding SCO1664 family protein encodes MSAPERIPPGGVTTTDPAAAEAYALLARGELTVRGRIPGASNAALYCTVTHEGREAACVYKPVAGERPLWDFPDGTLAQREVAAYEVSAATGWGLVPPTVLREGPHGEGMCQLWIETAPEAGLLALVDAEEPGPGWKAIGFAEVGEGRTALLVHADDERLRRLAVLDAVINNADRKGGHLLPTADGRLYGIDHGVTFNAENKLRTLLWGWAGEPLTGEAVEALKGLQGALEAGGRLAATLAGLITPAELDATRARTEALLASGKHPEPSGEWPAIPWPPV; translated from the coding sequence ATGTCCGCGCCAGAACGGATACCGCCGGGGGGCGTGACGACCACCGACCCGGCCGCCGCCGAAGCGTACGCACTCCTCGCGCGGGGCGAGCTCACCGTCCGCGGACGCATCCCGGGCGCCTCGAACGCGGCCCTGTACTGCACCGTCACGCACGAGGGCCGCGAGGCCGCCTGCGTCTACAAGCCCGTCGCCGGGGAGAGACCCCTGTGGGACTTCCCCGACGGCACCCTCGCCCAGCGCGAGGTCGCCGCCTACGAGGTCTCCGCGGCGACCGGCTGGGGCCTCGTCCCGCCCACCGTGCTGCGCGAGGGGCCGCACGGCGAGGGCATGTGCCAGCTGTGGATCGAGACGGCCCCGGAGGCCGGACTGCTCGCCCTCGTGGACGCGGAGGAACCCGGGCCGGGCTGGAAGGCGATCGGCTTCGCCGAGGTCGGCGAGGGCCGCACCGCGCTGCTGGTGCACGCCGACGACGAACGGCTGCGCCGGCTCGCCGTCCTCGACGCGGTGATCAACAACGCCGACCGCAAGGGCGGCCACCTGCTGCCCACCGCCGACGGCCGGCTCTACGGCATCGACCACGGCGTCACCTTCAACGCCGAGAACAAGCTGCGCACGCTCCTGTGGGGCTGGGCGGGCGAGCCCCTGACCGGCGAGGCCGTCGAGGCCCTCAAGGGCCTCCAGGGCGCCCTGGAGGCCGGCGGACGGCTGGCCGCCACCCTGGCCGGGCTCATCACCCCGGCCGAACTCGACGCCACACGCGCGCGTACCGAGGCGCTCCTCGCCTCCGGGAAGCACCCGGAGCCGAGCGGAGAGTGGCCGGCGATCCCCTGGCCCCCGGTGTAG
- a CDS encoding PAC2 family protein, which produces MIELEGVPELIDPVMVAAFEGWNDAGDAASTAVAHLEREWKGEVFAALDAEDYYDFQVNRPTVWMDAGVRKITWPTTRLSVVRVGGEKPRDLVLVRGIEPSMRWRSFCNELLGFAHELGVELVVILGALLGDTPHTRPVPISGTTSDADLAQRMDLEETKYEGPTGIVGVLQEACTHAGVPAVSLWAAVPHYVSQPPNPKATLALLNRLEDLIDVRIPLGELPEDARAWQVGVDQLAAEDTEVAEYVQTLEEARDTAELPEASGEAIAREFERYLRRRDGGPSDPGERTRPPRPPKPLGDSSDASDASDASESSDSSDPSDSSSDSDDEDSSED; this is translated from the coding sequence GTGATCGAGCTCGAGGGGGTTCCCGAGCTGATCGACCCGGTCATGGTGGCCGCGTTCGAGGGCTGGAACGATGCCGGCGACGCCGCCTCCACCGCGGTCGCGCACCTGGAGCGGGAGTGGAAGGGCGAGGTGTTCGCGGCGCTGGACGCCGAGGACTACTACGACTTCCAGGTGAACCGCCCCACGGTGTGGATGGACGCCGGCGTGCGCAAGATCACCTGGCCGACGACGAGACTGTCGGTGGTCCGGGTCGGTGGCGAGAAACCACGCGACCTGGTGCTGGTACGCGGTATCGAACCGTCCATGCGCTGGCGTTCGTTCTGCAACGAGCTGCTGGGCTTCGCGCACGAGTTGGGCGTGGAACTGGTCGTCATCCTGGGCGCGCTGCTGGGTGACACCCCGCACACACGTCCGGTGCCGATCAGCGGGACGACGTCCGACGCGGACCTGGCGCAGCGGATGGACCTGGAGGAGACCAAGTACGAGGGCCCCACGGGCATCGTCGGCGTCCTCCAGGAGGCGTGCACGCACGCGGGTGTGCCCGCGGTCAGCCTCTGGGCGGCGGTGCCGCACTACGTGTCGCAGCCGCCGAACCCGAAGGCGACGCTGGCCCTCCTCAACCGCCTGGAGGACCTGATCGACGTGCGCATCCCGCTGGGCGAGCTGCCCGAGGACGCGCGCGCCTGGCAGGTGGGCGTGGACCAGTTGGCCGCCGAGGACACCGAGGTCGCCGAGTACGTGCAGACGCTGGAGGAGGCCCGGGACACCGCGGAGCTGCCGGAGGCGTCGGGCGAGGCGATCGCCCGCGAGTTCGAGCGCTACCTGCGGCGCCGGGACGGCGGCCCGTCCGACCCCGGCGAGCGCACCCGGCCCCCGAGGCCGCCGAAGCCACTCGGGGACTCCTCCGATGCGTCGGATGCCTCGGATGCCTCCGAGTCTTCTGACTCGTCTGACCCCTCTGACTCTTCTTCCGACTCCGACGACGAGGATTCGTCGGAGGACTGA
- a CDS encoding amidohydrolase, with translation MSIDLLVHGGDVLTVDDAGTVVRNGAVAVHEGEIIAVGPADVLRERHTAAEEVDADGCLVLPGLINTHTHLAMTLLRGRADDVTLQGFLERVLKWEAELLAPKNVAAAVRLAVAESVRAGVTSALDMYWFHEAAEQAAREAGWRLHTGPTFMDVPEPPDGIAYEDRLAWARRDLTARGAAGHGTRPVVFAHSAYTLSPAQLTEVFALAREFVALVHIHAAENATEVATVEVKYGKRPVELLDSLGLLGPDVLLAHAVDLTGPEIAALARTGTAVAHCPVSNLKLGCGIAPVPRLLSAGVTVGLGTDGAVSSNSLDVLGAVRQAALVHKAGGDPTAVGAEQAVRMATIEGARALGLGERLGSLEAGKRADLIVLDLAAPHLRPRHDPWSTLAYAAHSADVRDTVVDGRVLMRDRKLTTLDERAVIADLEALL, from the coding sequence GTGAGCATCGACCTGCTGGTGCACGGCGGTGACGTCCTCACGGTGGACGACGCCGGAACCGTCGTACGGAACGGGGCGGTCGCCGTCCACGAGGGCGAGATCATCGCCGTGGGGCCGGCCGACGTACTGCGCGAACGCCACACCGCCGCCGAGGAGGTCGACGCCGACGGCTGTCTCGTCCTGCCCGGGCTGATCAACACGCACACCCACCTCGCGATGACGCTGCTGCGCGGTCGCGCCGACGACGTCACCCTCCAGGGCTTCCTGGAAAGGGTGTTGAAGTGGGAGGCGGAGCTGCTGGCGCCGAAGAACGTGGCGGCGGCGGTGCGGCTGGCGGTCGCGGAGAGCGTCCGGGCCGGGGTGACGTCGGCGCTGGACATGTACTGGTTCCACGAGGCGGCCGAGCAGGCGGCCCGCGAGGCGGGCTGGCGGCTGCACACCGGCCCCACCTTCATGGACGTGCCCGAGCCGCCGGACGGCATCGCCTACGAGGACCGACTCGCCTGGGCACGGCGGGACTTGACCGCACGCGGGGCGGCGGGGCACGGAACGCGTCCGGTCGTCTTCGCACACTCCGCCTACACCCTCTCCCCCGCGCAGCTCACCGAAGTCTTCGCGCTGGCCCGGGAGTTCGTGGCGCTGGTGCACATCCACGCGGCCGAGAACGCCACCGAGGTCGCCACGGTGGAGGTGAAGTACGGGAAGCGGCCGGTGGAGTTGCTGGACTCCCTCGGGCTCCTCGGCCCCGATGTGCTGCTCGCGCACGCCGTCGACCTGACCGGCCCGGAGATCGCGGCGCTGGCCCGCACGGGCACCGCCGTCGCCCACTGTCCGGTGTCCAACCTGAAGTTGGGCTGCGGGATCGCGCCGGTGCCGCGCCTGCTCAGCGCGGGCGTGACGGTCGGGCTGGGAACGGACGGGGCCGTCAGCTCCAACTCGCTGGACGTGCTGGGCGCGGTGCGGCAGGCGGCGCTGGTGCACAAGGCCGGCGGCGACCCGACGGCGGTCGGCGCCGAGCAGGCCGTCCGGATGGCGACGATCGAGGGCGCGCGGGCGCTGGGGCTCGGGGAGCGGCTCGGCTCGCTGGAGGCGGGCAAGCGGGCCGACCTGATCGTGCTCGACCTGGCCGCACCGCATCTTCGCCCGCGCCACGACCCGTGGTCGACGCTCGCGTACGCGGCGCACTCGGCGGACGTGCGGGACACCGTCGTCGACGGGCGCGTGCTGATGCGCGACCGCAAGCTGACCACCCTCGACGAGCGGGCCGTGATCGCAGATCTGGAGGCATTGCTCTGA
- a CDS encoding FadR/GntR family transcriptional regulator, with product MAVTDEAIEKIKGMIVSGALRPGERLPKESELAAELGLSRNSLREAVRALSLIRILDVRQGDGTYVTSLDPQLLLEALSFVVDFHRDDTVLEFLAVRRILEPAATAMAALRISEQQLNALDAQLDKLGDAPSVEELVACDLEFHRGIVQSAGNSVLCSLLDGLSGPTTRARIWRGLTQEDAVTGTLREHRAILAALRDRDAEAARSWATVHIASVEQWLRSTL from the coding sequence ATGGCAGTCACCGACGAGGCGATCGAGAAGATCAAGGGCATGATCGTCTCGGGTGCGCTGCGCCCCGGGGAGCGGTTGCCCAAGGAGAGTGAGCTGGCCGCCGAGCTGGGCCTGTCCCGCAACTCTCTGCGGGAGGCGGTGCGCGCCCTGTCGCTGATCCGGATCCTGGACGTACGGCAGGGCGACGGCACGTACGTGACGAGCCTCGATCCCCAACTCCTCCTGGAGGCGCTGAGTTTCGTCGTCGACTTCCACCGCGACGACACGGTCCTGGAGTTCCTGGCGGTGCGCCGCATCCTGGAGCCGGCCGCGACCGCGATGGCCGCCCTGCGCATCAGCGAGCAGCAACTGAACGCGCTGGACGCCCAGTTGGACAAGCTGGGCGACGCGCCGTCGGTGGAGGAACTGGTCGCCTGCGACCTGGAGTTCCACCGGGGCATCGTGCAGAGCGCGGGCAACTCGGTGCTGTGTTCGCTGCTCGACGGGCTGTCCGGTCCCACCACCCGGGCCAGGATCTGGCGCGGTCTGACGCAGGAGGACGCGGTCACCGGCACCCTGCGCGAGCACCGGGCGATCCTCGCGGCCCTGCGCGACCGGGACGCGGAGGCGGCGCGGTCGTGGGCGACGGTGCACATCGCGAGCGTGGAGCAGTGGCTGCGCTCCACGCTGTGA
- the mshC gene encoding cysteine--1-D-myo-inosityl 2-amino-2-deoxy-alpha-D-glucopyranoside ligase, with amino-acid sequence MHAWPASEVPALPGQGRDLRIHDTATGGLVSLDPGPVARIYVCGITPYDATHMGHAATYNAFDLVQRVWLDTKRQVHYVQNVTDVDDPLLERAERDGVDWVALAEKETALFREDMTALRMLPPQHYIGAVEAIPGIVPLVERLRDAGAAYDLEGDTYFSVESDPDFGKVSGLDAAAMRLLSAERGGDPDRPGKKNPLDPILWLAAREGEPSWDGGSLGRGRPGWHIECVAIALDHLGMGFDVQGGGSDLAFPHHEMGASHAQVLTGEFPMAKAYVHAGMVALDGEKMSKSRGNLVFVSRLRQDGVDPAAIRLTLLAHHYRADWEWTDQVLADAEARLGRWRAAVSRPDGPPAEALVEEIREALAGDLDAPAALAAVDRWAALQQEQGGTDIGAPGVVSRAVDALLGVAL; translated from the coding sequence ATGCATGCCTGGCCCGCTTCCGAGGTCCCCGCCCTGCCTGGTCAGGGCCGCGACCTGAGGATCCACGACACCGCGACCGGCGGCTTGGTCTCCCTCGACCCCGGTCCCGTCGCCCGTATCTACGTCTGCGGCATCACGCCGTACGACGCGACCCACATGGGTCACGCGGCGACCTACAACGCGTTCGACCTGGTTCAGCGCGTGTGGCTCGACACCAAGCGGCAGGTCCACTACGTCCAGAACGTCACCGACGTCGACGACCCGCTGCTGGAGCGCGCCGAACGCGACGGCGTCGACTGGGTCGCCCTCGCCGAGAAGGAGACGGCCCTCTTCCGCGAGGACATGACCGCCCTGCGGATGCTCCCGCCGCAGCACTACATAGGCGCCGTCGAGGCCATACCCGGCATCGTCCCGCTCGTCGAACGACTCCGGGACGCGGGCGCCGCCTACGACCTCGAGGGCGACACCTACTTCTCGGTCGAATCCGACCCGGACTTCGGCAAGGTGTCCGGCCTCGACGCCGCCGCCATGCGGCTGCTGTCCGCCGAGCGCGGCGGCGACCCGGACCGCCCGGGCAAGAAGAACCCGCTCGACCCGATCCTGTGGCTGGCCGCCCGCGAGGGCGAGCCGAGCTGGGACGGCGGCTCGCTCGGCCGTGGCCGCCCCGGCTGGCACATCGAGTGCGTGGCCATCGCCCTGGACCACCTCGGGATGGGCTTCGACGTCCAGGGCGGCGGCTCCGACCTCGCCTTCCCGCACCACGAGATGGGCGCCTCCCACGCCCAGGTGCTGACCGGCGAGTTCCCCATGGCCAAGGCGTACGTCCACGCCGGCATGGTCGCCCTCGACGGCGAGAAGATGTCCAAGTCCAGGGGCAACCTCGTCTTCGTGTCGAGGCTGCGCCAGGACGGCGTCGACCCCGCCGCCATCCGTCTCACCCTCCTCGCCCACCACTACCGGGCCGACTGGGAGTGGACCGACCAGGTCCTGGCGGACGCCGAGGCCCGCCTCGGGCGCTGGCGGGCCGCCGTCTCCCGGCCCGACGGGCCGCCCGCCGAGGCGCTCGTCGAGGAGATCCGCGAGGCCCTCGCGGGCGACCTCGACGCCCCGGCCGCCCTGGCCGCCGTCGACCGCTGGGCCGCGCTCCAGCAGGAGCAGGGCGGTACGGACATCGGCGCCCCCGGTGTCGTGTCCCGGGCCGTGGACGCGCTGCTCGGCGTCGCGCTGTAA